In Lysinibacillus sp. 2017, the DNA window TGAATGCAGTGATGCAGTCATTTAAGGAAAAGGGATTTCAAAAGATCTATGTAGAAGTATTAGCGGAAAATAAAACCCGCCATTTTTATGAATATTACGGTGCTGAATATGTGAAAACAGTGCAACTTAAATTTGACGGAAAAGTGGTTGATGAAGACATTTATGTTTGGAACGATATTGATGCAGTATTAAGTAAGCTGCAATAATTCGGGGAATAAGTAAAGAAACGAATTGTGTAAGGATGCGATGAAAAATGAAATTATATATTATCCGACATTGTGCAGCGGAAGGACAAGCCCCTGATGCAAACTTAACTGAAGACGGTGAGAAAATGTCGCATGAATTGTCAAAGCGATTAGCTGACTATGAAATAGAGTTAGTTGTTTCTAGTCCTTATAAACGAGCAATTGACACGATTAAACCATTTGTTAGTGAACATAATATTGAATGGAAAATCGATGAACGCTTAAAGGAAAGAATTTTAAGTAGTGAAAATCTATCCGATTGGTTAGAGAAGTTAAAACAAACATATGAAGACCAAAATTTAAAGTTTACTGAAGGCGAATCCAGTAATGAAGCTACTGAAAGAATTATTGGATTAGTAAATGAATTATTAAGTAGTAATCATTCTTCAGCAGCAATTATCACGCATGGAAAT includes these proteins:
- a CDS encoding histidine phosphatase family protein, producing MKLYIIRHCAAEGQAPDANLTEDGEKMSHELSKRLADYEIELVVSSPYKRAIDTIKPFVSEHNIEWKIDERLKERILSSENLSDWLEKLKQTYEDQNLKFTEGESSNEATERIIGLVNELLSSNHSSAAIITHGNIMSLLLNHYRKDFGFDEWQLLSNPDVFLLEMLEESIQLKRIWNK